Proteins encoded in a region of the Populus nigra chromosome 3, ddPopNigr1.1, whole genome shotgun sequence genome:
- the LOC133688434 gene encoding uncharacterized protein LOC133688434 isoform X3, translating to MAGVLPGVECARRRRFHRSGDSLGAPAHGWTRRPSFCLYTSSHENHHGSISSLNWIEKQKQRSILNQADEDEKLGGVAKEAKERLDERLRMQKKKPEITRKTMASAQFIWSLLICTQHKSTGNVRGLDGRSMVLGELQMEVYGPKRSGSKRYKWAKLSWKAADQDECTICLDRFKSGETLVHLPCAHRYHPKCLVPWLENNGQCPCCRMEIHVELS from the exons ATGGCCGGTGTGTTGCCTGGTGTTGAATGTGCTCGAAGGAGGAGGTTCCATCGAAGTGGAGATTCACTAGGAGCCCCAGCACATGGCTGGACAAGAAGGCCATCTTTTTGTTTGTACACAAGCAGCCATGAAAATCATCATGGTTCCATCTCTTCCCTG AATTGGATTGAGAAGCAAAAGCAAAGAAGCATATTAAATCAGGCAGACGAGGATGAGAAGCTGGGAGGAGTGGCAAAAGAAGCAAAGGAAAGATTAGATGAGAGGCTAAGAATGCAAAAGAAGAAACCAGAAATCACAAGGAAAACAATGGCTTCAGCACAATTCATATGGTCCTTGCTAATATGCACACA GCACAAAAGCACAGGAAATGTAAGAGGTCTGGATGGCAGATCAATGGTACTAGGGGAATTGCAAATGGAGGTGTATGGTCCAAAGAGGAGTGGGTCTAAGAGATACAAGTGGGCCAAATTGAGCTGGAAAGCTGCTGACCAAGACGAGTGCACCATCTGCCTTGATCGGTTCAAGTCTGGTGAGACCTTGGTGCACCTTCCTTGTGCACATAGGTACCACCCCAAGTGTTTGGTGCCATGGCTAGAAAACAATGGCCAATGCCCTTGTTGCAGAATGGAAATACATGTTGAACTTTCATAG
- the LOC133688434 gene encoding uncharacterized protein LOC133688434 isoform X1 gives MVLPTAPSCAASCFAESRQLEKGRHTISLFFLRRKFSSWGGLAMAGVLPGVECARRRRFHRSGDSLGAPAHGWTRRPSFCLYTSSHENHHGSISSLNWIEKQKQRSILNQADEDEKLGGVAKEAKERLDERLRMQKKKPEITRKTMASAQFIWSLLICTQHKSTGNVRGLDGRSMVLGELQMEVYGPKRSGSKRYKWAKLSWKAADQDECTICLDRFKSGETLVHLPCAHRYHPKCLVPWLENNGQCPCCRMEIHVELS, from the exons atggtCTTACCAACGGCTCCTAGTTGTGCTGCTAGTTGCTTTGCCGAATCAAG GCAGCTTGAAAAAGGCAGACATACTATAAGTCTGTTTTTTCTCCGAAGGAAATTTAGTTCTTGGGGTGGTTTAGCAATGGCCGGTGTGTTGCCTGGTGTTGAATGTGCTCGAAGGAGGAGGTTCCATCGAAGTGGAGATTCACTAGGAGCCCCAGCACATGGCTGGACAAGAAGGCCATCTTTTTGTTTGTACACAAGCAGCCATGAAAATCATCATGGTTCCATCTCTTCCCTG AATTGGATTGAGAAGCAAAAGCAAAGAAGCATATTAAATCAGGCAGACGAGGATGAGAAGCTGGGAGGAGTGGCAAAAGAAGCAAAGGAAAGATTAGATGAGAGGCTAAGAATGCAAAAGAAGAAACCAGAAATCACAAGGAAAACAATGGCTTCAGCACAATTCATATGGTCCTTGCTAATATGCACACA GCACAAAAGCACAGGAAATGTAAGAGGTCTGGATGGCAGATCAATGGTACTAGGGGAATTGCAAATGGAGGTGTATGGTCCAAAGAGGAGTGGGTCTAAGAGATACAAGTGGGCCAAATTGAGCTGGAAAGCTGCTGACCAAGACGAGTGCACCATCTGCCTTGATCGGTTCAAGTCTGGTGAGACCTTGGTGCACCTTCCTTGTGCACATAGGTACCACCCCAAGTGTTTGGTGCCATGGCTAGAAAACAATGGCCAATGCCCTTGTTGCAGAATGGAAATACATGTTGAACTTTCATAG
- the LOC133688434 gene encoding probable E3 ubiquitin-protein ligase RHY1A isoform X2 yields the protein MVLPTAPSCAASCFAESRQLEKGRHTISLFFLRRKFSSWGGLAMAGVLPGVECARRRRFHRSGDSLGAPAHGWTRRPSFCLYTSSHENHHGSISSLNWIEKQKQRSILNQADEDEKLGGVAKEAKERLDERLRMQKKKPEITRKTMASAQFIWHKSTGNVRGLDGRSMVLGELQMEVYGPKRSGSKRYKWAKLSWKAADQDECTICLDRFKSGETLVHLPCAHRYHPKCLVPWLENNGQCPCCRMEIHVELS from the exons atggtCTTACCAACGGCTCCTAGTTGTGCTGCTAGTTGCTTTGCCGAATCAAG GCAGCTTGAAAAAGGCAGACATACTATAAGTCTGTTTTTTCTCCGAAGGAAATTTAGTTCTTGGGGTGGTTTAGCAATGGCCGGTGTGTTGCCTGGTGTTGAATGTGCTCGAAGGAGGAGGTTCCATCGAAGTGGAGATTCACTAGGAGCCCCAGCACATGGCTGGACAAGAAGGCCATCTTTTTGTTTGTACACAAGCAGCCATGAAAATCATCATGGTTCCATCTCTTCCCTG AATTGGATTGAGAAGCAAAAGCAAAGAAGCATATTAAATCAGGCAGACGAGGATGAGAAGCTGGGAGGAGTGGCAAAAGAAGCAAAGGAAAGATTAGATGAGAGGCTAAGAATGCAAAAGAAGAAACCAGAAATCACAAGGAAAACAATGGCTTCAGCACAATTCATATG GCACAAAAGCACAGGAAATGTAAGAGGTCTGGATGGCAGATCAATGGTACTAGGGGAATTGCAAATGGAGGTGTATGGTCCAAAGAGGAGTGGGTCTAAGAGATACAAGTGGGCCAAATTGAGCTGGAAAGCTGCTGACCAAGACGAGTGCACCATCTGCCTTGATCGGTTCAAGTCTGGTGAGACCTTGGTGCACCTTCCTTGTGCACATAGGTACCACCCCAAGTGTTTGGTGCCATGGCTAGAAAACAATGGCCAATGCCCTTGTTGCAGAATGGAAATACATGTTGAACTTTCATAG